A genomic stretch from Microcebus murinus isolate Inina chromosome 11, M.murinus_Inina_mat1.0, whole genome shotgun sequence includes:
- the DHFR gene encoding dihydrofolate reductase, with the protein MVRTLNCIVAVSQNMGIGKNGDLPWPPLRNEFRYFQKMTTTSSVEGKQNLVIMGRKTWFSIPEKSRPLKDRINVVLSRELKEPPQGAHFVAKSLDDALKLIEQPELANKVDMVWIVGGSAVYKEAMNQPGHLKLFVTRIMQDFESDTFFPEIDLKKYKLLPEYPGVLSDVQEEKGIKYKFEVYEKND; encoded by the exons ATGGTTCGTACGCTGAACTGCATCGTCGCTGTGTCCCAGAACATGGGCATTGGCAAGAACGGGgacctgccctggcccccacTCAG GAATGAATTCAGGTATTTCCAGAAAATGACCACCACCTCTTCAGTAGAAG gcAAACAGAATCTGGTGATTATGGGCAGGAAGACCTGGTTCTCCATTCCCGAGAAGAGTCGACCTTTAAAGGACAGAATTAATGTAGTTCTTAGTAGAGAACTCAA ggAACCTCCACAAGGAGCTCATTTTGTTGCTAAAAGTCTGGATGATGCCTTAAAACTTATTGAACAACCAGAATTAGCAAATAAAGTAGACATGGTTTGGATAGTGGGAGGCAGTGCTGTTTATAAG gAAGCCATGAATCAACCAGGCCATCTTAAACTGTTTGTGACAAGGATCATGCAGGACTTTGAAAGTGACACATTTTTTCCAGAAATTGATTTGAAGAAATATAAACTTCTCCCAGA ataccCAGGTGTTCTTTCCGATGTCCAGGAGGAGAAAGGCATTAAGTACAAATTTGAAGTATATGAAAAGAATGATTAa